TCGTCAATAAGGAAATAAAAGCGCAAACAAAAAATGATAAAAGCTGATTAATGTAAAGAGAAAACCGTCAATGTAAAGGATCTAAGATGCCTCAAAGTACCTGTGTAGTGCTTTGACGCTTCCGGACTTCAGAAACGATGTGAAGGACTTTTCTCTGGATCTATTCCCTCTTTTCGTCCTTCAGCTCCCCTTTGAAAGACTTTTACTCTGGTTTTTCTTCTCCTTTTTGTCCTTCAAAACCCCTGTGAAGGACTTTTCTCTGGATCTATTCCCTCTTTTCGTCCTTCAGCTCCCCTGTGAAGGACTTTTCTCTGGATCTATTCCCTCTTTTCGTCCTTCAGCTCCCCTGTGAAGGACTTTTCCTTGGTTCTACTACTCCTTTTTGTCCTTCAGAACCCTTTCGAAGAACTTTTATCTGGCTCTTTTCCTTCTTTTTGTCCTTCAAAACCCCTATGAAGGACTTTTTCCTGGTTCTTTATCTCCTTTTTATCCTTCTGAACACGTAAGATACTTCCGATTCCAAAATCACCCAAAACATAGTCGTTAACGAGATTTAAACAACTTCTGATCATTTCTATTTGAATACGATTAAATGAGTAACAGCGTGAAGAATTCACTTCCTGAGTTTCCTAACAACAAAAAAACAGTGTGCAAAGCCAGCTCTTTGCACACTGCGTTCAGTTACTATCTATCTTTCACTCGCTCAATCGGAATATCCTTAATTAAGTCCATGACAACATGCCCGCCCATGATCAAACCTACGACTGATGGAACAAAAGCGTTTGAGGATGGCGGCATTTTTGCCTTTCTGATTTTTGCATCGTCTTTCCCGACCTCTTGGCGAACGTCTTCACGAATTACAATCGGGCTCTCATCGGAAAAAACAACAGGCACCCCTTTGTGAATTCCTTCTTTTCTGAGCCTTGTCCGAATGACTTTCGCAATCGGATCTGTATGAGTCTTTGATATGTCATCGATCCGGAATCTAGTAGGATCTGTTTTATTCGCTGCGCCCATACTTGAAATGATTTTTATGTTTCGTCTTAGGCACTCCTTCATCAGATGAATCTTATAATGGATCGTATCAGATGCATCGATAACAAAATCGAGTCCATGTTCAAAAAAAGTCTCATAGGTTTCTTCGGTATAGAACATTTTTAAAGAGGTCACTTCACAATCCGGATTGATATCGGCAATCCGGGCTTTCATGACATCTGCTTTCGGTTTTCCGACCGTAGACAATAGAGCGGGAAGCTGGCGATTAACATTCGTAATATCAATATCATCCTTATCGACCAAAACGATGTGGCCGACTCCCGATCTAGCCAAAGCTTCAGCGGCAAACGAACCGACTCCGCCTATGCCGAGAACAGCGACTCTGCTGTTTTTTAATATATGTAAACCTTCTTTACCAATGGCTAATTCATTTCTTGAAAATTGATGCAGCACATCTCTCACTCCATATTCAAATGTACTTATTTACAGCATAAAAAAAGTCCCGATTGTGCCGTTGTCAATTTCCTTCGTTTTGATCCCGCTCACAGCAGGTGGGTGTCTTATCTCAAATGTTATAAGTCCTCTTTGACCGATAGAAAAAGAGGCATGTACTCCATTTGAAAACGCAGACTCCCGAATAAATAAATGTTCGGTCAAAACTAGGTATACAACAAACACATCAGGACCTATTTTCTTTGAAAAAAAGAATACCACACGATTGGGTTCATATCAAGCAGCCAATATGCCCCGCATGAACGGTTATTTTTTCAGCGCTTTTTCTTTCAATTGTAAATTCAACTCATCAAGCTGATCTTTGCTAACCTCACCCGGCGCTTCCGTCAGCAGGTCACTTGCACTTGCTGTTTTTGGAAAAGCAATTGTGTCTCGCAAATTCGACCTTCCAGCAAGCAGCATAACGAGCCTATCCAAACCAAGTGCAATACCGCCATGAGGAGGAGTGCCATATTCAAACGCTTGAAGAAGAAATCCAAATTGCTCTTCTGCTTCTTCCTTTGAAAAGCCAAGCAAAGTAAACATTTTTTCCTGGATCTCCTTTTCAAAAATACGGACTGATCCGCCTCCGAGTTCGTATCCGTTCAATACGAGGTCATATGCCTGAGCCTTCATAGCTGCAGGGTTTGTTTCAATCAGGTCCAAGTCCTCTCTTGCCGGCATGGTAAATGGATGGTGTGCTGCGTAATAACGCCCTTCTTCTTCATCATACTCCAACAGCGGCCAATCAACGACCCAAAGGAAATTATATTTACTTTCATCAATCAGCTGCAGCTCTTTTCCAAGCTTTAGTCGTAAAGCACCTAATGCATCATTTGCTACTTCTTTTTTATCAGCAACAAACAAGAAAAGATCCCCGGCTTCTGCATGAAGTGTACTAGTCAAAGAGCTTTGAGCCTCAGAATTGAAGAATTTTGCAATCGGGCCTTTTAATTCACCCTCTTCTACCTTAAGCCACGCAAGGCCTTTTGCTCCAAAGTTGCCGACATAATTACCGAGCGCATCAATATCCTTTCTCGAATATTTGTCAGCGGCAGCCTTTACGTTGATCGCCTTGACGACTCCCCCGCTTTGAACTGCACCAGAAAATACTTTAAAATCTGAGTCGCGAACGAGGCTGGACACATCAGTAAGCAGCATGTCAAAGCGAACATCCGGTTTATCCGAGCCATACGAATTCATCGCCTCATCATAAGACATTCTTGGCAGCGGAAGGTTCAGCTCAATACCTTTCGTTTCACGCATGATTTTCGCCATCATTTGTTCCGACAGAGCCATAATCTCTTCTTGGCTCATGAACGACATTTCGATATCGATCTGGGTAAATTCCGGCTGGCGGTCAGCGCGCAAATCTTCATCACGGAAGCATCGGGCAATCTGGTAATAACGATCAAAGCCGGATACCATCAATAGCTGCTTAAACAGCTGAGGCGATTGAGGGAGTGCATAGAATTGGCCCTCATGTACACGGCTT
This window of the Bacillus gobiensis genome carries:
- the aspS gene encoding aspartate--tRNA ligase — translated: MFGRTYYCGEITEKSIGENIILKGWVQKRRDLGGLIFIDLRDRSGIVQVVFNPDFSEEALRIAEGVRSEFVLDISGTVVERDSGTVNPNIKTGKIEIHAERIEILSSSKTPPFMISDQTDEVAEDVRLKHRYLDLRRPAMFDTFKMRHNVTKSIRNFLDDHGFLDVETPILTKSTPEGARDYLVPSRVHEGQFYALPQSPQLFKQLLMVSGFDRYYQIARCFRDEDLRADRQPEFTQIDIEMSFMSQEEIMALSEQMMAKIMRETKGIELNLPLPRMSYDEAMNSYGSDKPDVRFDMLLTDVSSLVRDSDFKVFSGAVQSGGVVKAINVKAAADKYSRKDIDALGNYVGNFGAKGLAWLKVEEGELKGPIAKFFNSEAQSSLTSTLHAEAGDLFLFVADKKEVANDALGALRLKLGKELQLIDESKYNFLWVVDWPLLEYDEEEGRYYAAHHPFTMPAREDLDLIETNPAAMKAQAYDLVLNGYELGGGSVRIFEKEIQEKMFTLLGFSKEEAEEQFGFLLQAFEYGTPPHGGIALGLDRLVMLLAGRSNLRDTIAFPKTASASDLLTEAPGEVSKDQLDELNLQLKEKALKK
- a CDS encoding tRNA threonylcarbamoyladenosine dehydratase encodes the protein MLHQFSRNELAIGKEGLHILKNSRVAVLGIGGVGSFAAEALARSGVGHIVLVDKDDIDITNVNRQLPALLSTVGKPKADVMKARIADINPDCEVTSLKMFYTEETYETFFEHGLDFVIDASDTIHYKIHLMKECLRRNIKIISSMGAANKTDPTRFRIDDISKTHTDPIAKVIRTRLRKEGIHKGVPVVFSDESPIVIREDVRQEVGKDDAKIRKAKMPPSSNAFVPSVVGLIMGGHVVMDLIKDIPIERVKDR